The Chitinophaga niabensis genome segment TACGGGTCATCTGGTCGGTCGTACCGATCCTGACCGTTGCCCCCGGCAAAGCTGCACCATCCCTGCCTGATAAGACCCGGCCTGTTACAGTAACGGAGGTATCTTCAGCATAAGAAGAGGCCACCATCGGTTTAAACGCGGTGGTTAAGTTCTCAGTGTTTTCGATCCGGATAAACTTACCCCGGATACTCCATCGCATGGATAGATCTTTAAGCAAGATGTCCATTACCTCCGCCACTGGCTTATTGGTAACGGAGATATTTACTTTTTCATTCTTAATCGCCGCAGTCTTTTCATACATAATAATGACACCGGCTTTCTTCTCAATGGCGCTAAATATTTTTTCAATAGATGTATTGGTATAGCTCAGGGAAATCAACTTTTTTTCGTTATCCTGACTAAATCCCGGTGCAGCCGATAATATTTGCATGGCGAAGATCACCGCCATCAAGATGAAAGAGTTCGTTCTTGCCATAAATACCAGTGGTTTACTGGTGAAAATTTTTCGCAATAAATCTCCCGTACAAAAAGTACCGTTTTTTTGCATAGATTGTGGTTGTTGAAATGTTTAAATTGCGTTTCGACTAAACCCCTCAAAGCTTCCTACGGCGGAGGGGTTTTATTTGTTAATCGCCTTGGACTATTCACTCATGTCTTTAAGATTCGGTTGAAAAATGGCTTTACTCTCCATAGAGACAGAATTTTATTCTTTTCTCACTGGTCATTTTTTAAGTTTTTTTATATTCCCCATCATCTGTAACATCATCCATTTATACCAGGCTGTCTGAATATACATAGACGGTATTAACCAGCAGGTGATTAAATCAGATCTGCGAATCAGAAAAACGAGTATATGATTATCAGTAATTTTATCCCAATTTTAATAGATCATCGCCTTTATGCAGGAGGACTTTACAGATATTGATGCATTACTTTCCCGGTTGAAAATGCACGACCTGGAAGCGTTTACCCGTCTGTATAAACTGGCGAGGGGGCGGTTGTATATCCTTGCGAACGCCATTATACAGGATTCAGCGGCAGCCCAGGACTTGGTACAAGAATTATTTATGGAGTTATGGGAGCGCCGTATCTACCTGAATATTCAAACCTCGCTGAAGGCCTACCTGATCCGTTCAGTCCGTAACAAGGCCTACAATTATCTTGACAAACAAGGAACCCAGGCACGTTTAAGCCGCGAATACCTGCGTATCGAACAATACGACACTTCCCCATTGGAAAAGCTGGAGCTTGCAGCATTGGGGCAAGACCTTGAACGGGCTATTTCGAAACTCCCACCGATGGCGGCCAAGGTTTTTCATTTACATTATATTGAAAAACTGAGTCATGCTGCCATTGCTGAACAATTACAGATCAGCAAGCACACTGTCAGCGGCCATATTGACCGGGCGCTGAAGCAGTTAAGGGAAGATTTAAAGAAAATAAAAAATTAATTTCCGACCGGTGAGGGTTGCCAAAAAAAATGTCTATTAGTATTATGACACATTTAACCGAAGAACAAGAATATCTATTATTAG includes the following:
- a CDS encoding RNA polymerase sigma-70 factor — its product is MQEDFTDIDALLSRLKMHDLEAFTRLYKLARGRLYILANAIIQDSAAAQDLVQELFMELWERRIYLNIQTSLKAYLIRSVRNKAYNYLDKQGTQARLSREYLRIEQYDTSPLEKLELAALGQDLERAISKLPPMAAKVFHLHYIEKLSHAAIAEQLQISKHTVSGHIDRALKQLREDLKKIKN